From Eubacterium sp. 1001713B170207_170306_E7, the proteins below share one genomic window:
- a CDS encoding MDR family MFS transporter, whose amino-acid sequence MKNTEKISTTLILIGVMVSILLAALDSTVVSTAMKPIIEDLGGLSYYAWPFTAYMLCSTIATLVCGGVADIYGHKPLFMGGIIAFSLFSMLCGISQDILQLIVFRGLQGIGGGLIAASVFTVVADVFPPQKRGKYMGMVSSMYGLASVIGPLAGGIFADQLGWRWIFYMNLPIGIVAAVLIGIALPSVKCSRNSLDLPGILLLAVGVIPLLLVLSLAGKEIGWFSIPMNLSFLFSVIVLTGFGFYEKKAANPIIPPAFLTNRAISFSFATAFLTQFVMLAAIVYLPYYAQGVVGISATATGITTIPMMLALLIASNLTGRMISKYGKAPKLSIVSFSILLLGTLLLSRIGSGTPYALVVIYMSILGFGIGMSMPIANVNAQNACPPPQIGTVTSSVLFFRNIGGTVGSSLCGAVMNESLANGMANLSSGSLPDQISALIKNPQILINADAVRQIRSGIPASLIDGFNGLLEQGKAVIALSVDYVFMICIAVAALGIVASCFMKEAPLLWKARQ is encoded by the coding sequence ATGAAAAATACAGAAAAAATATCAACCACACTGATTTTGATCGGTGTGATGGTCAGCATTTTATTGGCAGCTCTTGACTCTACGGTTGTCAGCACGGCGATGAAGCCGATTATTGAAGATTTGGGAGGACTGTCATATTACGCATGGCCTTTTACGGCTTATATGCTCTGCTCAACCATAGCTACGCTGGTGTGCGGCGGCGTAGCAGATATTTACGGACATAAGCCACTGTTCATGGGGGGTATTATCGCATTCAGTCTGTTTTCAATGCTTTGCGGAATCTCCCAGGATATTCTTCAGCTCATTGTATTCAGAGGGCTTCAGGGTATTGGCGGGGGCTTAATTGCCGCCAGTGTATTTACCGTGGTAGCGGACGTATTCCCGCCTCAAAAACGCGGCAAATATATGGGAATGGTTTCCTCTATGTATGGACTGGCCAGTGTTATAGGACCTTTAGCCGGAGGGATTTTTGCGGATCAGCTGGGTTGGCGGTGGATTTTTTATATGAACCTGCCTATTGGAATTGTTGCAGCGGTATTGATTGGTATTGCGCTTCCAAGTGTTAAGTGCAGCCGGAACAGCCTTGATCTTCCCGGGATACTATTATTGGCTGTCGGCGTGATACCGCTACTCCTGGTTTTGAGCCTGGCAGGTAAAGAAATCGGTTGGTTTTCAATCCCGATGAATCTGAGTTTTCTGTTCTCTGTTATAGTATTGACTGGATTTGGTTTTTATGAAAAAAAGGCGGCAAATCCGATTATACCACCTGCTTTTTTGACAAATCGCGCCATTAGTTTTTCTTTCGCGACGGCTTTCCTAACTCAATTTGTCATGCTCGCAGCCATTGTCTATCTCCCTTACTATGCCCAGGGTGTGGTAGGAATTTCGGCAACGGCAACGGGCATCACCACTATTCCCATGATGTTAGCCCTGTTGATTGCCAGCAATTTGACTGGCAGAATGATCTCAAAATACGGAAAAGCACCAAAACTGTCCATCGTTTCTTTTTCGATTCTTCTGCTGGGCACACTGCTGCTTTCGCGTATTGGTTCGGGTACGCCTTACGCATTGGTGGTTATTTATATGTCCATTCTGGGGTTCGGCATTGGTATGAGCATGCCTATCGCAAATGTCAATGCTCAGAACGCTTGCCCGCCTCCGCAGATTGGGACGGTGACCTCATCGGTCTTGTTTTTCAGGAATATAGGAGGGACAGTGGGGTCTTCGCTCTGCGGCGCGGTCATGAATGAGAGTCTGGCAAATGGAATGGCCAATCTGAGCTCAGGCAGTCTTCCAGATCAGATCAGCGCATTGATTAAAAATCCTCAGATTCTCATCAACGCTGACGCAGTCCGTCAGATTCGTTCAGGCATACCAGCATCCCTTATCGATGGATTTAACGGACTGCTGGAACAAGGCAAAGCGGTTATTGCGTTGTCGGTAGACTACGTTTTTATGATTTGTATCGCTGTGGCTGCGCTGGGAATTGTAGCTTCATGCTTTATGAAAGAAGCGCCGCTGCTCTGGAAAGCAAGGCAGTAA
- a CDS encoding PadR family transcriptional regulator — MSTVNLLILGVLMEQPMNAYEMQKVMDSRYIKRWTKISTPSIYRNLVTLCARGYIDGEVVKEGEMPQKTIYTINEKGKAYFFELMEKCIDKPETVYLPFTAFIANIEKLDEATGKAMLDRLYQTFSDKAHRLETVAKAPLVYQGTSVIDLNRRMYMLFCDWIKEFKANYYG, encoded by the coding sequence ATGTCGACGGTTAATTTATTGATTCTGGGTGTATTGATGGAACAACCCATGAACGCTTACGAAATGCAAAAGGTGATGGACAGTCGCTACATTAAACGGTGGACTAAAATCAGTACGCCTTCCATTTACCGTAACCTTGTGACACTCTGTGCACGGGGATACATTGACGGAGAGGTCGTGAAGGAAGGAGAAATGCCGCAAAAGACCATTTACACCATAAACGAAAAGGGAAAGGCCTACTTTTTCGAATTGATGGAAAAATGCATAGATAAGCCTGAAACGGTCTATCTGCCTTTTACGGCTTTTATCGCAAATATTGAAAAGCTTGATGAAGCGACTGGGAAAGCCATGCTGGACCGTTTATACCAAACTTTTTCCGATAAAGCGCACCGGTTGGAGACGGTTGCCAAGGCGCCCCTGGTGTACCAGGGAACCTCAGTTATTGATTTAAACCGGAGAATGTACATGCTGTTTTGTGACTGGATTAAAGAGTTTAAAGCAAACTATTACGGATAA
- a CDS encoding nucleic acid-binding protein, which translates to MRICPHCQYEMSESFDIKIGSSGDGLKVTKEGIFGETIGKPKVAVCPKCGEVSIYLDESDLASIAPQKADY; encoded by the coding sequence ATGCGAATTTGTCCACATTGTCAATACGAAATGAGTGAAAGCTTTGACATTAAAATTGGCAGCTCAGGAGACGGCTTAAAAGTTACAAAAGAGGGTATATTTGGCGAAACGATTGGAAAGCCAAAGGTTGCGGTCTGTCCAAAGTGTGGCGAAGTCTCAATTTATTTAGATGAATCTGATTTGGCCAGTATTGCACCTCAAAAAGCAGATTACTGA
- a CDS encoding helix-turn-helix transcriptional regulator: MSKENAVVEEILEHLSQATPEFQKEILSVVTELKATSNPNETASKVRKEPKMKELDHKAIGLRIRKQRMLLRMSREDLARKIGVSTTFLTDIELGTKGFSLKSLNRFSQVLKMSANSILYGQEVGDRGSDLLNMLAQCPNEITRYAEEVILIFLLSHKTKK; the protein is encoded by the coding sequence GTGAGTAAAGAAAATGCAGTTGTTGAGGAAATTCTCGAGCATTTAAGTCAGGCCACACCTGAATTTCAAAAGGAAATTCTATCGGTGGTAACAGAACTGAAGGCGACCTCGAATCCCAATGAGACAGCTTCTAAGGTAAGAAAGGAGCCCAAGATGAAAGAGCTTGACCATAAAGCCATTGGTTTGAGAATCCGGAAGCAGCGCATGCTTCTAAGAATGAGCCGTGAAGATCTGGCCCGAAAGATAGGGGTTTCCACCACATTTTTGACAGACATCGAATTGGGGACAAAAGGATTTTCGCTTAAGAGTCTGAACCGCTTTTCTCAGGTGCTTAAAATGTCCGCTAATTCCATTTTGTATGGACAGGAGGTTGGCGACAGAGGATCCGATTTATTAAATATGCTGGCGCAATGCCCAAACGAGATAACCCGCTATGCTGAGGAAGTGATTCTGATCTTTCTTCTGAGTCATAAAACGAAAAAGTAG
- a CDS encoding helix-turn-helix transcriptional regulator, which translates to MSIGKRLKEARKAKGFSQDKLAEAIGTSRTVITDIEHDKTEHPRVSYVDTICKTLEISKDWLLREEGPMAYPLPEWNANEILTQIHEILMELGPEEQVYVLDMIKTYEKHRLAFNKES; encoded by the coding sequence TTGAGTATCGGAAAACGGTTGAAAGAAGCACGCAAAGCAAAAGGATTTTCTCAGGACAAACTGGCTGAAGCAATAGGCACCTCACGTACGGTTATTACAGATATTGAGCACGACAAAACAGAGCATCCTCGTGTCTCCTATGTTGATACCATCTGTAAAACGCTGGAAATCAGCAAAGACTGGCTGCTTCGGGAGGAAGGGCCAATGGCTTATCCGCTTCCCGAGTGGAACGCCAACGAAATTTTAACACAGATTCACGAAATTCTGATGGAACTGGGACCTGAAGAACAGGTCTATGTTCTGGACATGATAAAAACCTACGAAAAGCATCGGCTGGCTTTTAATAAAGAATCTTAA
- a CDS encoding GNAT family N-acetyltransferase: MILETERLALRKMDDEDFKDLCEILQDPVVMEAYEHAFDEVEVRQWLENQKRRYRENGFGLWAVVLKESGKMIGQCGLTWQQVGNNEVLEIGYLLKKAFWHRGYATEAAVACKKYAFEVLGAEQVYSIIRDTNSASEAVAKRNGMLLKGKMIKYYYGINMPHLLYSAVRK, from the coding sequence ATGATTTTAGAAACGGAGCGATTAGCGCTTAGGAAAATGGACGATGAAGATTTTAAGGATCTCTGTGAGATACTTCAGGATCCTGTCGTAATGGAGGCTTATGAGCATGCTTTTGATGAGGTGGAAGTAAGACAGTGGTTGGAGAATCAAAAAAGACGCTACCGTGAAAATGGTTTTGGATTGTGGGCGGTGGTGCTTAAGGAAAGCGGAAAAATGATCGGACAATGTGGTCTGACCTGGCAACAGGTGGGTAATAACGAAGTTTTGGAGATTGGCTATCTGCTTAAAAAGGCCTTTTGGCATAGAGGATATGCGACCGAAGCAGCCGTGGCCTGTAAAAAATATGCCTTTGAGGTTTTGGGGGCTGAGCAGGTTTATTCGATCATTCGGGACACGAACAGCGCTTCAGAGGCTGTCGCGAAACGGAATGGAATGCTATTGAAAGGAAAAATGATTAAATATTATTACGGAATAAATATGCCTCATTTGCTTTATTCGGCTGTAAGAAAATAA